DNA sequence from the Planctomycetota bacterium genome:
CGCGCGAATCTCCTCGTAGGGCGGCACCTTGTCGCCCGCGCCCTGGCGGACGTGCTGAACGCCCAGTTCGCGGGCGCGTTTGGCGACCGCGCCCGATTCCCGCCCCGTGAGAAACGCCACCTGATAGCCGCTGCGCACGAAGAGGGCGATGCCCGCGCCGTCCTGCGAGTTGAAGCGCTTGATCTCCGTGCCGTCCTCGGCCAGCAGAATGCTGCCGTCGGTCAGCACCCCGTCCACGTCGCAGATCAATGCTCGAATGCTCTCGAGGCCCAACCCGGCGCTCCCTGTCAGGCAATGCGTCCGGCGCCAGGATACCGCCCGGCGCGAAGCAAGTCAACCGGTCGCCCGCCTCACACGATGTTCGATCGCGCGCCCTCGAGCTTCTCGCCCACGAAGGCGGCCAGCTCGGGAATGGCCACGCGCGGCTGCTCGCGGCTGTCGCGGTAGCGCACCGTCACCGTGTTGTCCTCGAGCGACTGCCCGTCCACCGTCACGCAGTAGGGCGTGCCCGCCTCGTCCTGGCGGCGGTAGCGGCGGCCGATGGCGCCGCTG
Encoded proteins:
- a CDS encoding HAD hydrolase family protein; its protein translation is MGLESIRALICDVDGVLTDGSILLAEDGTEIKRFNSQDGAGIALFVRSGYQVAFLTGRESGAVAKRARELGVQHVRQGAGDKVPPYEEIRAAMGLADAQVCYVGDDLPDLPVMRRVGVAVAVADARPEVRAAAHLVTRAPGGRGAVREVIERILTAQGKWASIVSRYTP